The following coding sequences are from one Nicotiana tomentosiformis chromosome 3, ASM39032v3, whole genome shotgun sequence window:
- the LOC104096799 gene encoding uncharacterized protein, with the protein MLAGLLDLLRRGEREGSQVGKNKILPFSFTGGPRNMRRQYMDAIALVQRFGIPDIFLTMTCNPSWPEIQENLMSTDKAQNRPDLVSRIFRAKLEELKKDILKRQIFGKVVASMYTVEFQKRGLPHAHFLIILDEKYKLFTPEAYDQFVCAELPDPKRNSSLFKLVTQHMLHGPCEICSDIKVVKYIYKYICKGHDKIAFHIHPNDTNIEVDEIKEYQSARRVTPPEALWRIFAFPISEMIPNVYHLQLHLDGQQIVSFKNTDNIGRIVNNPMIKKIMLIEFFTMNNKNEDAMNLNLLYREFPEYFVWSATYKMWSRRQQGYAIGRVVTCHPTEGERYYLRLLLMNVRGPKSYKNLRTVNGIMCDTFREAAEKRGFLLCDNNLIECMSEAVSYQMPHSLRHLFVVLLVYCNPANPRELWEKFESPMSEDFKKYPNMHTREIRYKVLNHINDILHSMGRDINEFELTLGKIQLNISFITSRAILTTKNDFVDEINDMLIAQFPTDEKVYLATDETIDPKDQSEYEDFLHTLNPPGLPPYKLCLKKNCPIILLRNLNPSEGLCNGTRLICNDFKSHVISVTISSDDFKNTHVFILRIPLLTSEDEKLPLQFKRTQFPIRLCFAMTINKAQGQTLDFVRIYLREPVFSHGQLYVALSRAKGSNCVKITSRWQKGSTSMRLLQKQKNGPARFRKIKSYALYSMLR; encoded by the exons ATGTTAGCGGGACTTTTAGATCTTTTACGCCGTGGTGAGAGAGAAGGCTCACAGGTAGGTAAGAACAAAATACTTCCATTTAGCTTTACAGGAGGACCAAGAAATATGCGTCGCCAATATATGGATGCTATTGCATTAGTGCAACGTTTTGGAATACCCGATATATTTCTAACTATGACATGCAACCCTTCTTGGCCTGAAATTCAAGAAAACTTGATGTCGACAGATAAGGCCCAGAATAGACCCGACTTAGTTAGCCGAATATTTCGAGCAAAACTAGAAGAGCTTAAAAAAGATATACTAAAAAGACAAATATTTGGTAAAGTTGTTGCATCTATGTACACAGTAGAATTCCAAAAACGGGGACTTCCGCATGCTCATTTTCTTATTATACTCGATGAAAAATACAAACTATTTACTCCAGAGGCATATGATCAATTTGTTTGTGCTGAATTACCAGATCCTAAAAGAAACTCTTCTTTATTTAAGCTTGTTACACAACACATGCTACATGGTCCTTGTG AAATTTGCTCTGATATTAAAGTTGTTAAGTACATTTACAAATATATTTGCAAGGGACATGATAAAATTGCATTTCATATACATCCTAACGATACGAATATAGAAGTAGATGAAATAAAGGAATACCAATCTGCTAGGCGGGTGACACCACCTGAGGCTCTGTGGCGTATATTTGCTTTTCCTATCAGTGAAATGATTCCAAATGTATACCATCTTCAACTCCATCTTGATGGACAACAAATTGTTTCCTTCAAAAATACAGACAATATTGGTAGAATTGTAAATAATCCTATGATTAAAAAAATAATGTTAATTGAATTTTTTACAATGAATAACAAAAACGAAGATGCTATGAATTTGAATTTATTATACCGAGAATTTCCAGAATATTTTGTTTGGTCCGCAACATACAAAATGTGGTCACGTCGCCAACAAGGATATGCTATTGGTAGAGTTGTAACATGTCATCCAACCGAAGGAGAAAGATACTATCTTAGATTGCTCTTAATGAACGTAAGAGGACCAAAATCGTATAAAAATTTGCGAACTGTAAACGGAATAATGTGTGACACGTTTAGAGAAGCTGCAGAAAAAAGAGGATTTTTACTTTGTGATAATAATTTAATAGAATGTATGTCAGAAGCAGTAAGTTACCAAATGCCACACAGTTTAAGACACTTATTTGTTGTACTATTAGTTTATTGCAATCCCGCTAATCCAAGAGAGTTGTGGGAAAAGTTTGAAAGTCCGATGTCTGAAGATTTCAAAAAATACCCGAACATGCATACAAGAGAAATTCGTTACAAAGTGCTAAACCATATTAATGATATTCTTCATTCAATGGGTCGTGATATCAACGAATTTGAACTAACTCTAGGCAAAATTCAACTAAATATTTCCTTTATTACTTCTCGTGCAATTCTAACTACAAAGAATGACTTCGTTGATGAAATAAATGACATGCTAATTGCTCAATTCCCAACTGATGAAAAAGTCTATTTAGCTACTGATGAAACTATTGATCCAAAAGATCAAAGTGAATATGAAGATTTTTTGCACACTTTAAATCCTCCTGGTTTACCTCCTTATAAATtgtgtttaaaaaaaaattgtccaATTATATTATTAAGAAATTTGAATCCCTCCGAAGGTTTATGCAATGGGACACGATTAATATGTAATGATTTCAAATCTCATGTTATTAGTGTTACAATATCTAGTGATGATTTTAAAAATACACATGTATTCATTCTGCGAATACCACTATTAACATCAGAAGACGAAAAACTACCCCTTCAATTTAAGAGAACACAATTTCCAATACGGTTATGTTTCGCCATGACTATAAATAAAGCTCAAGGCCAAACATTAGATTTTGTTCGCATTTATTTGCGAGAACCTGTATTTTCTCATGGCCAATTGTACGTTGCTTTATCAAGAGCTAAAGGCTCTAACTGTGTCAAG ATTACATCTAGATGGCAGAAAGGTTCAACATCAATGCGATTACTCCAGAAACAGAAGAATGGACCTGCAAGGTTCAG GAAAATCAAGTCGTATGCATTATATTCAATGCTGAGATAA